The Mucilaginibacter mallensis genome has a segment encoding these proteins:
- a CDS encoding lactonase family protein, whose translation MKKLLLIVSFLFPVLSYAQSKKPVPSTYDVLIGTYTNGTSKGIYVYRLYEETGKLSYLNEFTNVDDTAFTNPSYLCVSDNNKFVYAVNENKKGGVTALTFNANTGKMKFINSQLSQGADPCFVAVDKDQKNIFIANYSSGSLAVLPVNKDGSIRPASQVIQDAGTGPVKDRQEGPHVHMAALSPNEKYLLYTDLGTDKINVQRYKASKPQPLSPAEPAFVSVAPGNGPRHMVFSADGKYVYLLQEIGGFVNAYTYDNGKLTQIQSVDMKRPEFGGNIGSAAIKISPDGRFLYASNRGNANEIVQYAINAENGQLSFVARVPSLGKGPRDFSIDPQGKFLIVSNQNSDTIYVYRIDQKSGWIGSVVSTLKIGNPVCLKIVSAE comes from the coding sequence ATGAAAAAACTACTGCTTATTGTTTCGTTTTTGTTTCCGGTGCTAAGCTATGCACAAAGTAAAAAACCGGTTCCCTCAACTTATGATGTGTTGATAGGTACTTATACCAATGGAACCAGCAAGGGGATTTATGTTTACCGTTTATATGAAGAAACGGGAAAGCTATCCTACTTAAATGAGTTTACCAATGTTGATGATACTGCGTTCACCAACCCATCATACCTGTGCGTTAGCGATAACAATAAGTTTGTTTACGCGGTAAATGAAAACAAAAAAGGTGGCGTAACTGCGCTAACTTTTAATGCAAATACAGGCAAGATGAAATTTATCAACAGCCAGCTATCGCAAGGTGCCGACCCATGTTTTGTTGCGGTTGATAAGGATCAGAAAAATATATTTATTGCCAATTACAGCAGCGGTAGTTTAGCCGTATTGCCAGTAAATAAAGATGGCTCTATTCGTCCGGCATCGCAGGTGATACAGGATGCAGGAACCGGCCCGGTTAAAGACAGGCAGGAAGGCCCGCATGTGCATATGGCAGCGCTATCGCCCAATGAAAAGTATTTATTGTATACCGACCTGGGAACAGATAAGATAAATGTTCAGCGCTATAAGGCATCAAAACCCCAACCATTGAGCCCTGCTGAGCCTGCATTTGTAAGCGTAGCACCGGGTAATGGCCCGAGGCATATGGTTTTTTCGGCTGATGGCAAATATGTATACCTGTTGCAGGAAATAGGCGGCTTTGTAAATGCCTATACCTATGATAATGGAAAGCTTACCCAAATACAATCCGTAGATATGAAGCGGCCTGAATTTGGTGGCAATATTGGTTCAGCTGCTATAAAGATATCTCCGGATGGCAGGTTTTTATATGCATCAAACCGTGGTAATGCTAATGAGATTGTGCAGTATGCTATAAACGCTGAAAACGGTCAATTGTCATTTGTTGCCCGTGTACCATCACTTGGTAAAGGTCCGCGCGATTTTTCAATTGATCCGCAAGGCAAGTTTTTAATAGTATCTAACCAAAACAGCGATACTATTTATGTATACAGGATCGATCAAAAATCGGGTTGGATAGGCAGCGTGGTTTCAACACTTAAAATTGGTAACCCGGTTTGCCTGAAGATAGTTTCAGCCGAGTAA
- a CDS encoding pseudouridine synthase has protein sequence MVFKRPGNSRDDKSNQSSGRRSGGTEGSKKSFSASRGRSTGSPDRADSKRAPKSFSNEKQGEKRSYSSSGSSKPYAGKGDGENRSSFTGGEKKTFVPRNKPYTGRPADSDDRAKKSFGSDSGEKRQARSKPYSGRVSSADDKPSFASRNKSYSGRAGSSDDRPKRSFGGDEGGERKSRPTSSGPRERSGDRKFAGKPAEGGFKKRADAGDKPYRKTDKPVYDKITRDKDAPVKTLRGRKEKENKDSGLIRLNRYIANAGICSRRKADELIEAGVVSVNGEVVSELGHKIDPIKDEIRYNGELLKREKMVYVLLNKPKDYITTTEDPQERRTVMHLVEKASRERIYPIGRLDRNTTGLLLMTNDGDLADKLSHPRSNVTKLYQVELSKALAQGDMNKIQYGLELEDGLIKPDSISYVTGGTKREIGIQIHSGKNRIVRRIFEHLGYEVVKLDRVIYAGLTKKDLTRGRWRYLDEKEIIQLKHLIQ, from the coding sequence ATGGTATTTAAGAGACCAGGAAATAGTCGCGACGACAAATCAAATCAATCATCAGGCCGCAGATCAGGCGGTACTGAAGGTTCGAAAAAATCATTTTCCGCATCCCGTGGAAGATCAACCGGAAGCCCCGATCGGGCGGATAGTAAAAGAGCCCCAAAAAGCTTTAGCAACGAAAAACAAGGCGAGAAGAGATCATATTCTTCATCGGGTAGCAGCAAACCATACGCAGGCAAGGGCGATGGTGAAAACAGAAGCAGCTTTACCGGTGGCGAAAAGAAAACTTTTGTACCCCGCAACAAACCATACACAGGCAGACCTGCAGATAGCGACGATCGTGCTAAAAAAAGTTTCGGCAGCGATTCAGGCGAGAAAAGGCAAGCGCGCAGCAAACCTTACTCAGGCAGGGTAAGTTCGGCAGATGATAAGCCATCATTTGCATCACGCAATAAATCATATTCAGGCAGAGCTGGTTCCAGCGATGACAGGCCAAAAAGAAGCTTTGGTGGTGATGAAGGCGGCGAAAGAAAATCAAGGCCAACAAGTTCTGGTCCGAGAGAAAGATCGGGCGACAGGAAATTTGCAGGCAAGCCAGCAGAAGGCGGATTTAAAAAACGTGCTGATGCAGGCGATAAACCTTACCGCAAAACAGATAAACCTGTTTATGATAAAATAACCCGTGATAAAGATGCGCCGGTAAAAACTTTACGTGGCCGCAAGGAGAAAGAAAACAAAGATTCGGGATTAATAAGACTTAACCGTTATATAGCTAACGCAGGTATCTGCTCACGCCGTAAGGCTGATGAGCTGATCGAAGCAGGTGTGGTTTCGGTAAACGGCGAAGTTGTTTCTGAACTGGGCCATAAAATCGACCCGATAAAAGACGAAATCCGTTACAACGGCGAATTGCTTAAGCGCGAAAAAATGGTTTATGTGTTACTGAATAAACCAAAGGATTATATAACTACTACTGAAGACCCTCAGGAACGCCGTACCGTTATGCACCTGGTTGAAAAAGCAAGCAGGGAACGCATTTACCCGATAGGCCGTTTAGACAGAAATACCACAGGTTTATTGCTGATGACCAATGATGGTGATCTGGCTGATAAACTTTCGCACCCACGCAGTAACGTTACCAAGCTGTACCAGGTTGAATTAAGCAAAGCTTTGGCACAAGGCGATATGAACAAGATCCAATATGGATTGGAGCTGGAGGATGGTTTAATTAAGCCGGATTCTATTTCATATGTAACAGGTGGTACTAAAAGAGAAATAGGTATACAGATACACAGCGGTAAAAACCGCATAGTTCGCCGTATATTTGAGCATTTGGGTTATGAGGTTGTAAAACTGGATAGGGTGATCTACGCAGGCCTTACCAAAAAAGACCTTACCCGTGGCCGCTGGCGTTATTTGGATGAGAAGGAAATTATCCAGCTAAAACATTTGATTCAATAA
- a CDS encoding lytic transglycosylase domain-containing protein, which translates to MNKNEMIKKHLITCSVIFVLVVISRFTFSNAAVSKPAPATVTNHVNSRYIFTKNTAENDLNFADEAIPVNDKRVDRKMKTTLQKHGFSCIQSNVLQRKAEKLFPIIVPILKAYGIPEDFKYIPLVESGLCNGISPKGAAGLWQFMPGTARTYGLKVGHGVDERLNIKRSTVAACKYIKELYGEFNSWTLAAAAYNNGEIKLQKQIRKQNEDNYFRMHLNRETGVYVYNLIAMKEIINRPAKYGYKEPYTGMPAPHLLAYN; encoded by the coding sequence ATGAATAAAAACGAAATGATTAAAAAACACTTAATTACGTGCTCCGTAATATTCGTGCTGGTTGTCATTTCCAGATTTACATTTAGCAATGCGGCGGTATCAAAACCGGCCCCGGCTACTGTAACTAATCACGTAAATTCCCGGTATATTTTCACAAAAAATACTGCCGAAAATGATTTAAATTTTGCCGACGAGGCAATACCTGTTAACGATAAAAGGGTTGACAGGAAAATGAAGACAACATTACAAAAACATGGTTTCAGCTGTATACAATCAAACGTATTGCAGCGCAAAGCGGAAAAATTATTCCCCATCATTGTGCCTATTTTAAAGGCCTATGGTATCCCCGAAGATTTCAAGTACATTCCTTTGGTTGAATCGGGCCTGTGTAATGGCATTTCGCCTAAAGGTGCGGCAGGTTTATGGCAATTTATGCCCGGCACAGCACGCACCTATGGTTTAAAGGTAGGCCATGGCGTTGATGAGCGGTTAAACATTAAAAGATCAACCGTTGCTGCTTGTAAGTACATTAAAGAGCTGTATGGCGAGTTCAACAGCTGGACTTTAGCTGCAGCGGCTTACAACAACGGCGAGATCAAACTGCAAAAACAGATCCGCAAGCAAAACGAGGACAATTATTTCCGTATGCATTTAAACCGCGAAACCGGTGTATATGTATACAATCTTATTGCCATGAAAGAGATCATCAACAGGCCTGCCAAGTACGGTTATAAAGAACCTTACACCGGCATGCCTGCACCGCATCTGCTGGCATATAATTAA
- the uvrA gene encoding excinuclease ABC subunit UvrA, whose amino-acid sequence MINKPLDLGEQSEVEVYGARVHNLKNIDVSFPRNKLVVITGLSGSGKSSLAFDTIYAEGQRRYMETFSAYSRQFMGGMERPDVDKVSGLSPVIAIEQKTTSKNPRSTVGTITEIYDFMRLLFARVGEAYSYETGEKMERMSEDQILKTIFERFDGQPVNILAPVVKARKGHYRELFESIRKQGYLKVWIDGAMADVEPKMQVDRYKIHDIDVVVDRLIVSQADSKRLYTSIQAALKIAKGIIRIGDKDNNVSYFSKYLMDPVSGISYDEPQPNTFSFNSPYGACEKCNGLGYIFEVDEASVIPNPKLSILNGGLAPLGEYRETWIFQVLKALAKKYEFSLSTPIEKLEKEKLDIILNGSNEMVTVAVEYNKWNVQSYQITFDGIIRMLEEQQERRGDEGMDDMENYRVLRTCPVCDGARLKKESLHFKVDHKNIFELATMDINDLQDWFNNLEDRLNERQNIIAKEILKEIRARIVFLLDVGLSYLTLDRTAKTLSGGEAQRIRLATQIGSQLMNVMYILDEPSIGLHQRDNERLINALKNLRDLGNTVLVVEHDKDMILEADHVIDMGPAAGVHGGEIVAQGTPAELMKAHTLTTSYINGEREIAIPKTRREGNGKTLSLKKATGHNLKKVSADFPLGKMIGITGVSGSGKSSLITETLYPILNHHFFRAKKHPLPFEKVEGLENIDKVIEIDQSPIGRTPRSNPATYTGVFSDIRNLYVQLPESRIRGYKPGRFSFNVKGGRCETCQGAGMKVIEMNFLPDVQVPCEECGGRRYNRETLEVRYRGKSISDVLDMSIEDATPFFEHIPAIYRKVKTLLDVGLGYIRLGQASTTLSGGEAQRVKLATELSKKDTGNTFYILDEPTTGLHFEDINVLLGVLNQLVDKGNTVLVIEHNLDVIKVVDHVIDLGPEGGSGGGRILFSGTPEGLCKVKESFTGQFLKKEMGIK is encoded by the coding sequence ATGATTAACAAACCTCTCGATCTGGGCGAGCAAAGTGAAGTTGAAGTTTACGGGGCCCGGGTACATAATTTAAAAAATATCGATGTTTCATTTCCGCGCAACAAGCTGGTAGTAATTACCGGGCTGAGTGGCAGTGGAAAATCATCGCTGGCCTTCGATACTATTTATGCCGAAGGGCAGCGCCGTTATATGGAGACATTCTCCGCTTATTCACGCCAGTTTATGGGCGGTATGGAGCGGCCTGATGTGGATAAGGTTTCGGGCCTGAGCCCGGTTATCGCCATAGAGCAAAAAACTACCAGTAAAAACCCGCGCTCAACCGTTGGTACCATTACCGAGATCTACGATTTTATGCGCTTGCTTTTTGCCCGTGTAGGCGAAGCATACTCCTATGAAACAGGCGAAAAAATGGAGCGCATGTCTGAAGATCAGATCCTGAAAACCATTTTTGAAAGATTTGACGGACAACCGGTTAACATATTAGCCCCGGTTGTAAAAGCCCGCAAAGGCCACTACCGCGAATTATTTGAATCGATCCGCAAGCAGGGCTACCTAAAGGTTTGGATTGATGGCGCAATGGCCGATGTTGAGCCCAAAATGCAGGTTGATCGTTATAAGATCCATGACATTGATGTGGTGGTTGACCGTTTGATTGTTAGTCAGGCTGATAGCAAGCGTTTATATACCTCTATACAAGCTGCGTTAAAGATCGCCAAAGGCATTATCCGGATCGGCGATAAGGATAATAATGTATCCTATTTCAGTAAATATCTGATGGACCCGGTTTCGGGTATTTCATATGATGAACCACAACCAAACACATTCTCGTTCAATTCACCGTATGGTGCTTGTGAAAAATGTAATGGCCTGGGTTATATTTTTGAGGTTGATGAAGCTTCGGTTATCCCCAACCCAAAACTGAGCATATTAAACGGTGGCCTCGCTCCTTTGGGCGAATACCGCGAAACTTGGATCTTCCAGGTATTAAAGGCGCTTGCTAAAAAATACGAGTTCAGCTTATCCACACCTATCGAAAAATTAGAGAAAGAGAAACTGGACATCATCCTCAATGGCTCCAACGAAATGGTAACCGTTGCGGTTGAATACAATAAGTGGAACGTACAAAGCTACCAGATCACATTTGATGGTATCATCCGCATGCTGGAAGAGCAGCAGGAACGCCGAGGCGATGAAGGCATGGACGATATGGAAAACTATCGTGTATTAAGGACCTGCCCGGTATGTGATGGCGCAAGACTTAAAAAAGAATCGTTGCACTTTAAGGTCGACCATAAAAACATCTTTGAGTTGGCCACCATGGATATTAACGACTTGCAGGACTGGTTCAATAACCTGGAAGACCGTTTAAATGAGCGTCAAAATATTATCGCCAAAGAAATACTAAAAGAGATCCGCGCCCGTATTGTGTTTTTGCTGGATGTTGGTCTGAGCTATTTAACGCTTGATCGTACAGCTAAAACACTTTCGGGTGGTGAGGCACAACGTATAAGACTGGCAACACAGATCGGTTCACAATTAATGAATGTGATGTACATCCTGGATGAACCAAGCATTGGTTTGCACCAGCGAGACAATGAAAGGCTCATCAACGCACTAAAAAACCTCCGCGATCTGGGTAATACAGTTTTGGTAGTTGAACACGATAAGGATATGATACTGGAAGCCGACCATGTGATTGACATGGGCCCGGCTGCAGGCGTTCATGGCGGCGAAATTGTGGCACAAGGCACACCTGCTGAATTAATGAAGGCGCACACACTCACCACATCCTATATTAACGGCGAGCGCGAAATTGCCATCCCAAAGACAAGGCGCGAAGGCAACGGCAAAACATTAAGCCTGAAAAAAGCAACCGGCCATAACTTAAAAAAGGTAAGTGCTGATTTCCCTTTGGGTAAAATGATCGGTATTACGGGCGTGTCGGGAAGCGGTAAATCAAGTTTGATAACGGAAACCCTGTATCCTATCCTGAACCATCACTTCTTCAGGGCTAAAAAGCACCCGCTGCCATTTGAAAAGGTTGAAGGGTTGGAAAATATTGATAAGGTGATTGAGATCGACCAATCACCAATTGGCCGTACACCACGCTCAAACCCGGCAACTTATACCGGTGTTTTCTCTGATATCCGTAACCTGTACGTACAATTGCCGGAGTCGAGGATCAGAGGTTACAAACCGGGTCGTTTCTCATTCAACGTAAAAGGCGGCCGTTGTGAAACCTGCCAGGGCGCAGGCATGAAGGTGATTGAAATGAACTTTTTACCCGATGTACAGGTACCTTGCGAAGAATGCGGCGGCAGGCGCTATAACCGTGAAACGTTGGAAGTACGCTATCGTGGTAAATCCATCAGCGATGTGCTGGATATGAGCATTGAGGATGCTACACCATTCTTTGAGCACATCCCAGCTATCTACCGCAAGGTTAAGACCTTGCTTGATGTTGGATTGGGCTATATCAGGCTTGGCCAGGCATCAACCACCTTATCTGGCGGCGAAGCACAACGTGTTAAACTGGCGACAGAGCTATCAAAAAAAGATACCGGCAATACCTTTTACATACTGGATGAGCCAACCACCGGTTTGCATTTCGAGGATATTAACGTATTGCTTGGCGTTTTAAACCAACTGGTTGATAAGGGTAACACTGTATTAGTAATTGAACATAACCTAGATGTTATTAAGGTAGTTGATCACGTAATTGATCTTGGACCAGAAGGCGGCTCAGGCGGCGGCAGAATATTATTCAGCGGCACGCCTGAAGGTTTGTGTAAGGTAAAGGAGAGCTTTACCGGGCAGTTTTTGAAAAAAGAGATGGGGATAAAATAA
- a CDS encoding putative toxin-antitoxin system toxin component, PIN family → MKVVLDSNVLLVALGKKSRFRPIWNSFIDGKYQLIISDDIVFEYTEILQQHSANGIAEIILEIFIESPDIIFQQVYYNWNAIKADPDDNKFFDIAVAANADYLVTNDAHFNAVKNLDFPSIKIITADEFMNIINS, encoded by the coding sequence ATGAAAGTAGTATTAGATTCTAATGTGCTTTTGGTTGCCCTTGGCAAAAAGAGCAGGTTCAGACCTATTTGGAATTCATTTATTGATGGTAAATATCAATTAATAATTTCTGATGACATTGTTTTTGAGTATACAGAAATATTACAACAACATTCCGCCAATGGCATTGCTGAAATAATCCTTGAAATATTTATTGAATCTCCGGATATCATATTTCAACAGGTCTACTATAATTGGAATGCTATTAAAGCCGATCCTGACGATAATAAGTTTTTTGATATTGCAGTTGCAGCCAATGCGGATTACTTAGTTACAAATGATGCTCATTTCAATGCTGTTAAAAATTTAGACTTCCCGTCTATCAAAATAATAACAGCAGACGAATTTATGAATATTATAAATTCATAA
- a CDS encoding NAD(P)H-hydrate dehydratase codes for MLPLLISSQIREADAYTIAHEPITSINLMERAAKAFVGWFINHFPDKKQAISIYCGTGNNGGDGLAIARMLYEHHYKALNIIITRFSDKASDDFNANLKRLQKPIPLTEIKPGEAFPAEESSVIIDAMLGSGLNKPLSGDYKNLVTYLNDLDKTIVAVDVPTGFFTDGEIKPDASVLKADLVITFQQPKINFLLPESGPNIRCWEAVNIGIDEGFVKSLNSPYQFVGEKDIRKLIKPRHKFSNKGTYGHALIVAGQAKTMGAALLSSAGCAQAGAGLTTACVPESGLTALNSYMPEIMAIIRQGDDLPEIDWDKFTAIGIGPGLGDDENTLALLTYIFTNYRKPVIIDADALNVLSAHKELWALIPEGSILTPHMKEFDRLFGEHTSWWLRLQTAIAKAKELKICIVLKNDYTITATPDGKAYFNSTANAAMASGGMGDVLTGIITALLAQKYAPYEACIIGNYIHGKAGDELALPNRMNVVLPGKLANQLPITMAKLSA; via the coding sequence ATGCTGCCGTTATTGATATCTTCCCAAATTCGCGAAGCTGATGCTTATACCATCGCTCATGAGCCCATTACTTCCATTAATTTAATGGAGCGCGCCGCAAAGGCATTTGTGGGCTGGTTCATCAATCATTTCCCTGATAAAAAACAGGCGATATCCATTTATTGTGGCACCGGCAATAATGGCGGTGATGGGTTAGCCATAGCGCGGATGCTGTATGAGCATCATTATAAGGCCTTAAATATTATCATCACCCGCTTTTCTGATAAAGCCTCAGATGATTTTAATGCTAATCTTAAACGGTTGCAAAAGCCTATCCCCTTAACAGAAATAAAACCGGGCGAGGCTTTCCCTGCCGAAGAAAGCTCTGTAATTATTGATGCTATGCTGGGTAGCGGCCTGAACAAACCATTAAGCGGTGACTATAAAAATTTAGTAACCTACCTTAACGATCTTGACAAAACTATAGTCGCGGTAGATGTCCCTACCGGATTTTTTACAGATGGCGAAATAAAACCCGATGCCTCCGTTTTAAAGGCAGATTTGGTGATCACCTTTCAACAGCCAAAAATTAACTTTCTATTACCTGAATCGGGCCCGAATATTAGGTGCTGGGAGGCGGTTAATATCGGCATTGACGAGGGCTTCGTGAAATCATTAAACTCACCTTATCAGTTTGTGGGCGAAAAGGATATCCGTAAGCTTATCAAACCACGGCATAAATTCAGTAATAAAGGCACCTATGGCCATGCACTTATTGTTGCAGGGCAGGCTAAAACTATGGGGGCGGCTTTACTTTCTTCTGCGGGGTGCGCCCAGGCAGGTGCAGGCTTAACCACAGCATGTGTGCCCGAAAGCGGCCTTACTGCCCTAAATAGTTATATGCCCGAGATAATGGCTATTATACGTCAGGGCGATGACCTGCCCGAGATTGATTGGGATAAATTTACCGCGATAGGTATAGGCCCGGGTTTGGGCGATGATGAAAATACACTGGCATTACTAACCTACATCTTCACTAACTATAGAAAACCTGTGATTATTGATGCCGACGCGTTAAATGTACTGTCGGCCCACAAGGAGTTATGGGCTTTAATACCCGAAGGCAGCATTTTAACGCCGCACATGAAGGAGTTTGACCGTCTTTTTGGTGAACATACCAGTTGGTGGCTGCGGCTGCAAACGGCTATAGCGAAAGCGAAAGAGCTTAAAATATGCATCGTGCTAAAAAATGACTATACCATAACCGCTACTCCGGATGGTAAGGCGTATTTTAATTCAACAGCCAATGCTGCTATGGCCAGTGGTGGCATGGGCGATGTACTTACCGGCATTATAACAGCCTTGCTCGCACAAAAGTATGCCCCATACGAAGCCTGTATTATTGGTAATTACATACATGGTAAAGCAGGTGATGAACTTGCGCTGCCCAACCGGATGAATGTAGTTTTACCAGGCAAACTGGCTAATCAACTGCCAATTACTATGGCAAAATTAAGCGCATAA
- a CDS encoding anti-sigma factor, whose product MEDIKAYIESGILELYVLGDVTQEEKNQVEAMISEYPAVKAELDEIERSMEAYALENAIEPSEELRGKILNSLLTNFGDDDTFPTKKEPVKKDNLIAFTASKPNSFYKYAFAACLALLILSVAALVDVYDQLKEANTQLVALSSSNQHFTNTVKFMDHQLNIYRDPTFKVIKLQGTAKHTSASMLVAFSPIKKQVMIDMADLQLPQNDSAHQYQLWALVGGKPVSLGVFDKTSDSVDMKQMQSIAVAQAFAVTLEPKGGSVNPTMDQMMVMGAVL is encoded by the coding sequence GTGGAAGACATTAAGGCATATATTGAATCAGGCATATTGGAACTTTACGTTCTGGGTGATGTTACCCAGGAAGAAAAGAACCAGGTGGAAGCTATGATTTCAGAATATCCGGCTGTAAAGGCCGAATTGGATGAAATTGAGCGTTCCATGGAAGCCTATGCCTTAGAAAATGCCATTGAGCCTTCAGAAGAACTTCGCGGTAAAATATTGAACAGCCTGCTAACTAATTTTGGTGATGATGATACCTTCCCTACCAAAAAGGAGCCTGTTAAAAAAGATAATTTAATTGCTTTTACAGCATCAAAACCAAATAGCTTTTACAAATATGCCTTTGCAGCCTGCCTGGCATTATTAATATTGAGCGTTGCTGCATTGGTTGATGTGTATGATCAGTTGAAAGAAGCAAACACGCAATTGGTAGCATTGAGCTCATCAAACCAGCATTTTACCAATACGGTTAAATTTATGGATCACCAGTTGAATATTTACCGCGATCCAACATTTAAGGTTATAAAACTACAAGGCACTGCCAAACATACATCCGCCTCAATGTTAGTTGCTTTTAGCCCGATCAAAAAACAAGTGATGATTGATATGGCCGATCTGCAATTGCCACAGAATGATAGCGCACACCAATACCAGCTATGGGCCCTGGTAGGTGGCAAGCCGGTTAGCCTGGGTGTTTTTGATAAAACATCCGACAGTGTGGACATGAAACAAATGCAATCTATTGCCGTGGCCCAGGCCTTTGCGGTAACGCTTGAGCCTAAAGGTGGAAGTGTAAACCCAACCATGGATCAGATGATGGTTATGGGAGCCGTTTTATAG
- a CDS encoding RNA polymerase sigma factor, which translates to MTKKGKISLTEEELVFSLRNREKIAIEALYDMYSSSLYGVISRIIIDTAAAEDVLQETFVKIWHSFSSYSTEKGRLFTWMMNIARNLAIDKLRSKDFKNQNKNQELENNVTFIDEQRNTVYNPELLGVKDLVQTLKPEQKSILELVYFKGYTHVEAADELGIPLGTIKTRLRMAILELRKHFN; encoded by the coding sequence TTGACTAAGAAGGGTAAAATATCACTCACCGAAGAGGAATTAGTGTTTTCACTAAGGAACAGGGAAAAGATTGCCATAGAGGCACTCTATGATATGTACTCCTCCTCGTTGTACGGTGTAATATCACGCATAATTATTGATACGGCAGCCGCCGAAGATGTTTTACAGGAAACCTTTGTAAAGATCTGGCATTCATTCTCAAGCTATAGTACTGAAAAGGGGCGTTTATTTACCTGGATGATGAATATCGCACGCAATTTAGCTATAGACAAACTACGATCTAAGGATTTTAAGAATCAAAACAAAAACCAGGAACTCGAAAATAACGTAACTTTCATAGACGAGCAAAGGAATACAGTTTACAATCCTGAACTATTAGGCGTTAAAGACCTGGTTCAGACACTAAAACCCGAGCAGAAATCTATTCTTGAACTAGTGTATTTTAAAGGTTACACTCATGTGGAAGCAGCAGATGAGCTAGGCATTCCTTTGGGTACGATTAAAACACGTTTAAGGATGGCTATACTAGAACTTAGAAAACATTTTAATTGA
- the lipA gene encoding lipoyl synthase gives MIDLPVVPVEQKQRKPDWLRVKLPVGKEYAHVRSLVDTHKLHTICESGNCPNMGECWGAGTATFMILGNICTRSCSFCAVATGRPLAVDMDEPNRVANSVKLMQVKHCVITSVDRDDLKDGGSIIWAETINAIRRESPETTLETLLPDFRGIWDNLERVLETRPEVVSHNLETVRRLTKEVRIQAKYDRSLEALSHISKAGLRTKSGIMLGLGEREEDVLEAMDDLLNAGVQILTLGQYLQPTRNHHPVIDWIHPDQFNFYKQIGLEKGFRYVESGPLVRSSYHAEKHLFEI, from the coding sequence ATGATTGATTTGCCTGTAGTACCGGTTGAGCAAAAGCAACGTAAGCCTGATTGGCTTAGGGTAAAACTCCCGGTAGGGAAAGAATATGCCCATGTGCGCAGTTTGGTTGATACACATAAACTGCATACTATTTGTGAAAGCGGTAATTGCCCTAATATGGGCGAGTGCTGGGGTGCCGGTACAGCCACATTTATGATATTGGGTAACATTTGTACCCGTTCATGCTCGTTTTGCGCGGTGGCCACGGGCAGGCCGCTGGCTGTTGATATGGATGAGCCCAACCGCGTAGCTAACTCGGTTAAACTAATGCAGGTTAAGCACTGCGTTATCACCTCGGTTGATCGTGATGATTTGAAAGATGGCGGATCCATTATATGGGCCGAAACTATAAATGCCATACGCAGGGAAAGCCCTGAAACTACACTGGAAACTTTATTGCCTGATTTCAGGGGCATATGGGATAATTTGGAGCGTGTGCTGGAAACACGCCCCGAAGTAGTATCACATAACCTGGAAACTGTGCGCCGCTTAACTAAAGAAGTGCGTATACAGGCTAAGTACGACCGTAGCCTTGAAGCTTTGAGCCATATATCAAAAGCGGGCCTGCGCACTAAATCAGGCATTATGCTGGGCTTGGGAGAGAGAGAAGAAGATGTTTTGGAAGCGATGGATGATCTGTTAAATGCAGGTGTGCAAATATTAACCCTGGGCCAATATTTACAGCCTACACGTAACCATCACCCGGTAATTGACTGGATCCATCCCGATCAATTTAACTTTTACAAACAAATTGGCTTAGAAAAGGGTTTTAGATATGTTGAAAGCGGACCGTTAGTTCGTTCATCGTATCATGCTGAAAAACACTTGTTTGAAATCTAA